A single Prochlorococcus marinus XMU1410 DNA region contains:
- a CDS encoding AMP-binding protein yields MGDLAYWPAAKPLSKKNTFAKNRDFIKNLDHIDQIWEKLKFKCGDTLAVCDLRGKYKEKFSYSELADLITKVSFSFENYGLKKGDVVTVISENSPRWLAVDQGLMRLGAINAVRGINSPSVELDYIIAHSNSVGLIVQSKEIWLKLNNKEELKKRLKFIINLEDEQFESLISWSTFISSVEKENSQNNNLEKFNPQIDDVATILYTSGTTGKPKGVPLTHANFLHQIINLAYIADPEPGTSVLSVLPIWHSYERSAEYFFFSCGCSQYYTIPKFLKDDITQIKPVVMATVPRLWEAIHDGFFQALKKMPSKKQKLIKFLISNSSVFKRSLRKIRNIDINQITFKSKIPLLGSVIRRYPLHKLSTIFLWPNILRQLCGEKLKFPINGGGALPEHVDLFFESLGVDVLVGYGLTETSPVLTCRRRELNVRGSSGQPLTFTEIKIVNDDKKKILKFREVGKILVRGPQVMKGYLNNEIATNDVLSKDGWFDTGDLGFLIPNGSLFITGRAKDTIVLSSGENIEPNPLETEILSSEFINQIQLVGQDKKCLTALVVPNVELVKSKFLEEDLSKLNLNKKIGTFFKSQINNLLKSRLGARSEEQILDCYFVDAFTLENGLLTQTLKQKRKEIEKKYSLQIENMYENKFSKKI; encoded by the coding sequence ATGGGTGATTTAGCGTATTGGCCTGCAGCCAAACCTCTTTCTAAAAAAAATACATTTGCCAAAAATAGAGATTTTATTAAGAACCTTGATCATATAGATCAAATTTGGGAAAAATTAAAATTTAAATGTGGTGATACATTAGCTGTTTGCGATTTAAGAGGGAAATATAAAGAAAAATTTTCTTATTCTGAGCTGGCTGATTTAATAACAAAAGTTTCTTTTTCTTTCGAAAATTATGGTTTAAAAAAGGGGGATGTAGTTACTGTAATATCTGAAAATTCTCCAAGATGGCTAGCAGTAGATCAAGGCTTAATGCGTTTAGGAGCTATAAATGCAGTGAGAGGTATTAATTCTCCTTCAGTAGAATTAGACTATATTATTGCGCACTCTAATTCAGTAGGACTAATAGTTCAATCTAAGGAAATTTGGCTAAAGTTAAACAATAAAGAAGAATTAAAAAAAAGACTGAAATTTATAATCAATTTAGAAGATGAACAATTTGAAAGTTTAATAAGTTGGAGTACATTCATAAGTTCAGTAGAAAAAGAAAATTCACAAAATAATAATCTTGAAAAATTTAATCCACAAATTGATGACGTCGCTACTATTCTTTACACCTCTGGGACTACCGGAAAACCTAAAGGTGTGCCTTTGACTCATGCAAATTTTTTACATCAAATAATCAATTTAGCCTATATTGCTGATCCAGAACCAGGGACCTCTGTATTAAGCGTTTTGCCTATCTGGCATTCTTATGAGAGAAGTGCTGAATACTTCTTTTTTTCATGCGGTTGTTCTCAATACTATACAATTCCAAAATTTCTTAAAGATGATATTACACAAATAAAACCTGTTGTCATGGCTACTGTACCGAGACTATGGGAAGCAATACATGATGGTTTTTTTCAGGCTTTGAAAAAAATGCCTTCCAAAAAGCAAAAACTTATTAAGTTTTTGATAAGTAATAGTTCGGTTTTCAAAAGAAGTCTTAGAAAGATAAGAAATATAGATATAAATCAAATAACTTTTAAATCAAAAATCCCCTTACTGGGTTCTGTTATTAGACGATATCCTTTACATAAATTGTCTACTATTTTTTTATGGCCGAATATTCTTAGACAACTCTGCGGAGAAAAACTGAAATTTCCCATTAATGGTGGAGGTGCATTGCCAGAACATGTAGATCTTTTTTTTGAATCTTTAGGTGTAGATGTTTTGGTGGGATATGGACTCACAGAAACTAGTCCAGTATTAACTTGTAGGAGAAGAGAATTAAATGTTAGAGGATCATCTGGGCAGCCTCTAACATTTACTGAAATCAAAATAGTGAATGATGATAAAAAAAAGATTCTGAAGTTCAGAGAAGTCGGGAAAATTCTTGTTAGGGGGCCGCAAGTAATGAAAGGTTATCTTAATAATGAAATAGCTACAAATGATGTTTTATCCAAGGATGGTTGGTTTGATACTGGTGATTTAGGTTTTCTAATACCAAATGGTTCTCTCTTTATAACAGGAAGAGCCAAGGATACAATAGTGCTATCAAGTGGTGAAAATATAGAACCGAATCCGCTAGAGACTGAAATTCTTAGTTCTGAATTTATTAATCAGATTCAATTAGTTGGACAAGATAAGAAATGTTTAACAGCCCTTGTAGTTCCTAATGTCGAATTGGTTAAAAGCAAGTTTTTGGAAGAAGACCTTTCAAAATTAAACCTGAATAAGAAAATTGGTACATTTTTCAAATCACAAATTAATAATTTGCTTAAAAGTCGATTAGGAGCAAGATCAGAAGAACAAATATTAGATTGTTATTTTGTTGATGCCTTTACTCTGGAAAATGGGTTATTAACACAAACTCTTAAACAAAAAAGAAAAGAAATAGAAAAAAAGTATTCATTACAAATAGAAAATATGTATGAAAACAAATTTAGTAAGAAAATTTGA
- a CDS encoding YlqD family protein, producing METKNSISIKRSIAIKAVVTPTWKEDAEKELSKAISNIDQQLSQLEQEGQQIVNNIRSQSVNPLDPRVQEQVSQVQQQVAAKRNEIEEQKRNLLQQQSQVRELKMDEIVDQGQVDSFCDVTVGDNLIEKMQVSITVKDGVIQSIDNN from the coding sequence ATGGAAACAAAAAACTCAATATCTATAAAGCGCTCAATAGCTATTAAAGCTGTAGTTACACCAACTTGGAAGGAAGATGCTGAAAAAGAATTAAGTAAAGCAATTTCAAACATTGATCAGCAATTATCGCAACTGGAGCAAGAGGGGCAGCAAATAGTAAATAATATTAGATCCCAATCGGTTAATCCCCTAGATCCAAGGGTTCAAGAACAGGTTAGTCAGGTGCAACAACAAGTCGCAGCAAAACGAAATGAAATTGAAGAACAAAAAAGAAATCTTCTTCAACAACAGAGTCAAGTTCGCGAATTAAAAATGGATGAAATTGTTGATCAAGGGCAAGTGGATAGTTTCTGTGATGTCACTGTGGGAGACAATCTTATTGAAAAAATGCAAGTATCGATTACGGTTAAGGATGGAGTTATTCAATCTATAGATAATAATTAA
- a CDS encoding dihydrolipoamide acetyltransferase family protein → MSHEIFMPALSSTMTEGKIVEWLKNPGDKVERGESVLVVESDKADMDVESFQDGYLAAVLMPAGSTAPVGETIGVIVENEDEIASVQEQNKGNQPEVSNSDQLELVSNKTEEKPVVQTVNNNKQAEEVVLKSEKPVPSFNTDQINAATSNVSSRVIASPRAKKLASQMGVDLAKVHGSGPHGRIQADDILKANGQPVSIPWIGEGGSPASIPGANLGVESKPETSGNSFGNPGETVQFNTLQKAVNKNMESSLDVPCFRVGYSINTDKLDNFYKKVKQNGVTMTALLVKAVAKTLKKHPQVNSSFSENGISYPENINIAVAVAMEDGGLITPVLKEPCNTDLFELSREWKDLVKRSRSKQLEPDEYSTGTFTLSNLGMFGVDRFDAILPPGTGAILAIASSKPTVVANSDGSISVKKIMQVNLTADHRVIYGADGASFLKDLASLIEDEPETLVS, encoded by the coding sequence ATGTCTCACGAAATATTCATGCCTGCCTTGAGTTCTACTATGACGGAGGGCAAGATTGTGGAATGGTTGAAAAATCCAGGAGATAAAGTTGAAAGAGGTGAATCTGTCTTGGTTGTTGAATCTGATAAGGCAGATATGGACGTTGAATCTTTTCAAGATGGATATCTTGCGGCAGTTTTAATGCCTGCTGGCAGCACTGCACCAGTAGGAGAGACTATCGGTGTTATTGTAGAAAATGAGGATGAGATAGCTTCTGTTCAAGAACAAAATAAAGGAAATCAACCCGAAGTTTCTAATTCGGATCAACTTGAATTGGTGAGCAATAAAACTGAAGAAAAACCAGTAGTTCAGACTGTAAATAATAATAAACAAGCGGAAGAAGTCGTCTTAAAGAGTGAAAAGCCTGTACCATCTTTTAATACCGATCAAATTAATGCAGCTACAAGTAATGTTTCTTCGAGGGTGATTGCATCTCCGAGAGCTAAAAAACTTGCCTCTCAAATGGGTGTTGATTTGGCAAAGGTTCATGGATCCGGACCTCACGGAAGGATTCAAGCCGATGATATTTTAAAAGCTAATGGCCAACCAGTCTCTATACCATGGATAGGTGAAGGTGGTTCTCCTGCAAGTATACCTGGTGCAAATTTGGGAGTTGAAAGTAAACCAGAAACTTCAGGAAATAGTTTTGGTAATCCCGGAGAAACAGTTCAATTTAATACTCTTCAAAAAGCGGTAAATAAAAATATGGAATCTAGTTTAGATGTGCCATGTTTTAGGGTGGGTTATTCCATTAACACAGATAAATTAGATAATTTCTACAAAAAAGTAAAACAGAACGGAGTTACTATGACTGCTTTACTAGTAAAGGCAGTTGCAAAGACACTAAAGAAACATCCTCAAGTTAACTCAAGTTTTTCAGAGAATGGAATTTCTTATCCAGAAAATATAAATATTGCTGTTGCTGTTGCGATGGAAGATGGTGGACTAATAACTCCAGTTTTAAAAGAACCATGCAATACTGATTTATTTGAATTGTCTAGAGAATGGAAAGATCTCGTAAAAAGATCAAGATCAAAACAATTAGAACCTGATGAATACTCAACGGGAACCTTTACTTTATCTAACCTTGGGATGTTTGGAGTTGATAGATTTGACGCAATTCTTCCTCCAGGTACCGGTGCTATTTTAGCCATAGCATCATCGAAACCAACCGTTGTTGCTAATAGTGATGGTTCAATATCTGTTAAAAAAATAATGCAAGTAAATCTAACAGCTGATCATAGAGTGATCTATGGAGCTGATGGAGCTTCATTCTTAAA